Below is a genomic region from Agelaius phoeniceus isolate bAgePho1 chromosome 11, bAgePho1.hap1, whole genome shotgun sequence.
CCCCGCTCACCTTCAGCACCTCCTGGGCCGCCAGCGCCCCGACCACGGCGGCCACGGGGCACAGGTCCCCCGCGCTGACGGTGGCGAAGGCGCGCACGATGTCCTCGTCCAggggaccctgctgtgcccccaggCTCCGCGCCAGCTCCAGCACCCGCTCGGCATCCGCCTGCGGGCAGAGGGGAGAGGCAGTGCCCGGCAGGGCGGGGCGGTTCGGCAGGGCcggcaggagcaggacagggactcACGGGTGCCCTGGGCCGGGGCAGGCGGCCCCGCTCCCTGCGGAAAGCgtggagggcctggaaggcggCGTGCAGGCTGAGGCTGCGGGGCAGATCCTCGGGACTGGCCACCTGGATTTTGGGCTCCTccactgcctggcacaggggcttctgccagcacagcaccagggaCTGGGTGAGTGCTTTCCTGGGgcccagcatggcacagcagtACCCCAGTCTGGGTGGCAGCACTGTGGGGCCAAGAAGGACTCACATGGGAACACTGCTGGGGCTGTTGCACCTGTGAAACCAGACCCCCACAGCGGTAGGGCGAGAAGGAGCTGGTGTCACCGATCTCCAGCCTGAAGGCATCTGGGGACAAGAGGAGCACAGATGTCACGTCAAGGTCACTGCCAAGGACCCGTGAGTTCCTCAACCCTGAGCTAGGGCAGCCAGGATCCCCCTGGAGGTCTCACCGAGCAcatgcacagggacaggctccTGGCCGTTGAGCTCTGTCATCCCCTGCACGCCAGAAAATGTCACCAGGTCACCGTCGTGGAAGAGCTGGCCATGGCTGTTCTCTGTCCCCATGTGTGTCACCACTCCTGGGTTGccctgaggaggggaaggctacATGAGCGTGGGGCACTGGACTAGGGTGGCATACAGCCAGTGGAGGAGGCAGCAATTTTGGGAGacctgcaggggctgccctCCCTCCTACCTGGGAGATgtgctccacagcagcagacactGGATCCCCTTCTGCTGGGTCATCAACGACAAAGTGCTCCCCGAAGTCACAGAACAGCTGCCTGGAGAGGACAGGCGGGGTTTGGCCAGAGGAAGTGCCCCACCaagctgccccagcactgccatgtcctgcccaggctgagcagccctgccagggggctactggggacatgggctgcagcgcagggctggggctctggggacaaGGTGACCCACAGCCAGTGCAGGACCCCATGAGACCCCTTACCCTGCCAGCCCCTTGGTGTCAGCCATGATGAAGCAGATGCCCCGGGCATGGCAGAAGTCCCCGATGcggagctgctcctccagcggGGACTCAGTCAGCACCACCACCTGTGCCAGGTCTGTCAGTGAGCGCTGCCATGCCAGGGGTCCCCCCGGTGCTGGGATGCAGGCTCACCTGGAAGGAGGCCAGGAAGGCCTCTGACAGCTCCCCAGTGTGAGCCTCGACCACCACACGGGGGTTCAGCTCAGCCAGGGCCCGCTGGGATGCCTTGGCACGGTTCTGGCCCAGATCACTCTCTTCCAGGAGGAACTGCAGAGTAGACACATGGTGGGGCACCCTATGGCTCTGGGGTGCAGCTCACCACTGTGGGATGCTCCACAGGCCCTGTCTGCACTGGGGAGGCGGCCTCTGCTAAAGACCTTACCTGTGACAATGAAGGGCACCCTGTGCCTTACCAGCCTCCCCAGCTTGTGCCAGTTATTGGAAGCCCCTCACCCCAAACACATACCTGCAAACAGGGATTCTCCCAACTGCACCTGCACCAATCACTGTGACATACAGGCACATCCATACCTGTTACTGGGACTCCCACCTGAGTGTGCACCTGTACCAAGGTCCTTGTATGTACCTGTATATGTTATGGGTCCTTCCCATCCATTCCTGTGCCTATTACTGGGATTGCTGTCAGTACCCATTATTGGGGTTCCCCTCCATACTCTGGTACTTGGGACCCCTACATGAGTCTGTGCGTATTACCAGGACCCTTATCAGTACCTATACACATTATGGGGCCCCTCATCCATACGTGTACTCTGGGACCTGTGCCCATACCCATACTCGTTACTGGGACACCTGACTGTACCTCTGACTGTTACTGGGACCCCTGACTGTATGTATCTATTATCGCGATCCCCACCCATATCTGCACCCACTGCCGGCATTCTCACTAGTTCCTGTTATGAGATCCTCATCTGTACCTGTTACAGTGAACCTCACCCGTAcctgtccccaggagccccgcccggccccgccggtaCCTGCTGGGTGCGGTCGGCGATGCAGGCAGCACCGCAGTCGTGCAGGACGACGCGCCCGGTCCCCGCCAGCACCAGCGCCGTCGCCACCTGCGCTCCGGTCCCGCGCAGCCCCGACACCAGCACCGCCGACCCGGGCAGCCGCCGGGCGCCGCCGCCCAGCACATACCTGCGGGTACCGGCGGGGGCCGTCAGCGGCGGCCGGCACCGCTGCACCGCGCCCTGCCCCGACCCTCTGGCGCTCCGGtgcccggtgccggtgcccgcacTCACAGCTGCCGCGAGTACCGCGGTTCCTCTTCGCTTCCCGCCATGACGGCCCCACCCACCGACCGGGCCCGCCCCGGGGCGGAGCCTACCCGCAATGACCCGCCCCGACAGCGCAGGATGGCGGCGCGTACGGGGCAGGCCACGCCCCCAAACCGGGCCTCCGAGGCCACGCCCACAGCACAGGCGGTACCGGGAGGCCCCGCCCCCGGGGTCCGCGCCGTGGTGGCGGCGAGGGCGGGCAGAGGCTCCGCCCCCTCGGCAGCCTCGCCCGGTACCCCGCGGCCatggcggcggtggcggcgggcTGGCAGCCGCCGTGGCGGGCGCTGGCCGCGCTAGGCCGGGAGCTGGCGGCCGAGTGGGCGGCACAGGACGTGCGGGCCGcgctgtgccagctgctgctgctctggctgggcaTCAGCCTGCTGGGCGTCCGCCTGGCCTGGCGCGCCTACGGCGGGGCGGTGGCCGCGCTCTGCTACCGCACCGGCCCCTCCGGCCGCCG
It encodes:
- the TCTA gene encoding T-cell leukemia translocation-altered gene protein, with product MAAVAAGWQPPWRALAALGRELAAEWAAQDVRAALCQLLLLWLGISLLGVRLAWRAYGGAVAALCYRTGPSGRRSPGTAPGASPSRPRAHSLSPAGPAGRNGAAERHCPPRDGPATEPMKTHRE